Proteins co-encoded in one Amaranthus tricolor cultivar Red isolate AtriRed21 chromosome 7, ASM2621246v1, whole genome shotgun sequence genomic window:
- the LOC130817638 gene encoding probable histone-arginine methyltransferase 1.4 has translation MEESQLPNGEVSAPTSKFDSKTEASSAKMYFHYYGQLLHQQNMLQDYVRTGTYYAAVMENRVDFSGKVVVDVGAGSGILSLFAAQAGAKHVYAVEASEMAEYARKLIAGNPSLADRITVVKGKVEEVELPEKADILISEPMGTLLVNERMLESYVIARDRFLIPNGKMFPGAGRIHMAPFSDEYLFVEIANKALFWQQQNYFGVDLTSLYDSAFQGYFSQPVVDAFDPRLLVAPAICHVLDFNTIKEEELYEIDIPLKFTATVGTRVHGLACWFDVLFGGSSVQRWLTTAPGSPTTHWYQLRCVLSQPIYVMAGQEITGRLRMVAHNNQSYTLNLTLSAKMWGAGAEQGGILQTSSGKMELKEPYYRMSQPQIQPQAYAVAQDQQPQQLIQDMNIQSLDLEGADLLQHELENTNVQIQ, from the exons ATGGAAG AATCGCAGCTACCAAATGGTGAAGTTTCTGCTCCTACAAGCAAATTTGATTCCAAGACAGAGGCATCTTCTGCTAAAatgtattttcattattatggACAGCTGTTACATCAGCAAAATATGCTGCAGGACTATGTGAGGACAG GAACCTATTACGCTGCTGTCATGGAGAATCGTGTAGATTTTTCTGGGAAAGTAGTGGTTGATGTTGGGGCTGGTAGTGGTATCCTCTCATTATTTGCTGCTCAG GCTGGCGCAAAGCATGTTTATGCTGTAGAAGCTTCTGAAATGGCTGAATATGCACGTAAGCTTATTGCTGGCAATCCCTCTTTAGCTGATCGAATAACG GTTGTAAAAGGAAAGGTTGAAGAAGTGGAGCTGCCTGAGAAAGCAGATATATTGATTTCTGAGCCCATGG GAACTTTACTGGTTAATGAAAGAATGTTGGAATCTTATGTTATTGCAAGAGATCGTTTTCTTATTCCTAATGGAAAAATGTTTCCCGGAGCAGGAAG GATACATATGGCACCATTCAGCGACGAATATCTGTTTGTTGAGATTGCAAACAAG gcaCTCTTCTGGCAACAGCAAAATTATTTTGGTGTGGATTTGACCTCGCTGTATGATTCGGCATTCCAAGGTTACTTTTCACAG CCTGTGGTAGATGCTTTTGACCCAAGGCTTCTTGTGGCACCTGCTATATGTCACGTGCTAGATTTTAACACCATTAAG GAGGAGGAATTATACGAAATTGACATTCCATTAAAATTTACAGCTACAGTGGGCACAAGAGTGCATGGGTTAGCTTGTTGGTTTGATGTTTTGTTTGGCGGAAG TTCGGTCCAGAGGTGGCTGACCACTGCACCTGGTTCACCAACTACACACTGGTACCAATTACGCTGTGTTCTCTCTCAGCCTATATACGTCATGGCTGGACAAGAAATCACTGGACGCCTTCGTATGGTTGCCCATAATAATCAGAGCTATACCTTAAATCTGACGCTGTCAG CTAAAATGTGGGGTGCCGGAGCTGAGCAAGGAGGAATCCTTCAAACTTCTTCCGGTAAGATGGAACTAAAGGAACCCTATTATAGAATGTCCCAACCGCAAATACAACCTCAGGCGTATGCGGTAGCTCAAGATCAGCAACCACAACAGCTTATACAG GATATGAACATCCAATCACTGGATCTTGAAGGAGCCGACTTACTACAACACGAATTGGAGAACACAAACGTTCAAATCCAGTAG